In the Sarcophilus harrisii chromosome 1, mSarHar1.11, whole genome shotgun sequence genome, one interval contains:
- the TSLP gene encoding LOW QUALITY PROTEIN: thymic stromal lymphopoietin (The sequence of the model RefSeq protein was modified relative to this genomic sequence to represent the inferred CDS: substituted 1 base at 1 genomic stop codon): MTPRNFPGAKKQQDSTSGEWGDREGYENVSGVELTERWLFTTSGIWSARHLVTGQAATYASWLSAGRDSTKELSAASHTSVLDSTSVPLSLEFDIVFFRLITLFRLTGLVLSYNFSSCNHYQMASDFENAIYNKKLESLYSESPSSENSDLFCETKSGCLTVLEQLARNWSNNCSSEMGETFDDFVNRTRIALKNYCPGFQENQANNIQTPEKNMEERIKIMTCSEIARNLLEIWREYWQETKNFTARRGRKKKRRQSLNKXYNTTVKNFKEEKLYS; the protein is encoded by the exons ATGACTCCTAGGAACTTCCCAGGGGCTAAGAAGCAGCAGGATTCAACAAGTGGGGAGTGGGGGGATAGGGAGGGGTATGAAAATGTATCGGGGGTGGAGCTGACTGAGAGGTGG CTTTTTACCACGTCAGGAATTTGGTCAGCACGTCATTTAGTTACTGGTCAGGCAGCAACTTATGCCTCGTGGTTGAGTGCTGGGCGTGATAGTACGAAGGAGCTCTCTGCAGCTTCTCATACTTCTGTGTTGGACAGCACCTCCGTACCTCTATCCCTGGAATTTGATATCG TTTTTTTCAGGTTGATCACCTTATTTCGACTGACTGGATTGGTGTTATCCTACAACTTCAGTAGCTGTAATCACTACCAAATGGCCAGTGACTTTGAAAATGCAATATATAATAAGAAACTGGAATCTTTGTATTCGGAATCG CCGTCATCTGAAAATAGCGATTTGTTCTGTGAAACTAAG AGTGGTTGTCTAACTGTCTTAGAGCAGCTTGCCCGCAATTGGTCAAACAACTGTTCCTCTGAGATGGGGGAAACTTTTGATGATTTCGTGAATAGGACTCGCATTGCCCTGAAGAATTACTGTCCAGGCTTTCAGGAAAATCAG GCAAACAATATTCAAACACCAGAAAAgaatatggaagaaagaattaaaataatgacATGCTCTGAAATAGCTAGAAACTTATTAGAAATTTGGAGAGAATACtggcaagaaacaaaaaat TTCACAGctagaagagggaggaaaaagaagagaagacaaagtCTGAATAAGTGATATAACACTActgtaaagaactttaaagaagaaaaactatattCTTAG